In one window of Sphingomonas sp. BGYR3 DNA:
- the rplQ gene encoding 50S ribosomal protein L17 has protein sequence MRHRVGGRKLQRTSAHRAALFRNMAAALIKHEQITTTVAKAKELRPYVERLVTLAKRGGLSNRRLAHARLLDDAQLVKLFDVLAPRYADRAGGYTRIIKAGIRASDASPIAIIEFVDRDVSAKGQDSGPVMTDEGLEEAA, from the coding sequence ATGCGTCATCGTGTCGGCGGCCGTAAGCTGCAGCGTACTTCGGCCCATCGCGCCGCCCTGTTCCGCAACATGGCGGCCGCGCTCATCAAGCATGAGCAGATCACGACCACGGTCGCCAAGGCCAAGGAACTGCGCCCCTATGTCGAGCGTCTGGTGACGCTGGCCAAGCGCGGTGGCCTGTCCAACCGTCGTCTGGCCCATGCGCGCCTGCTCGACGATGCGCAGCTGGTCAAGCTGTTCGACGTGCTGGCCCCGCGTTATGCGGACCGCGCCGGCGGCTATACCCGCATCATCAAGGCGGGCATCCGCGCCTCGGACGCCAGCCCCATTGCAATCATCGAATTCGTCGACCGCGACGTGTCGGCCAAGGGTCAGGATTCCGGCCCGGTGATGACCGATGAGGGTCTGGAAGAAGCCGCCTGA